The Microbacterium sp. Nx66 genome contains a region encoding:
- a CDS encoding ABC transporter permease, with amino-acid sequence MSLANIVVIARLELTQRLRSVGWYVLLGVFALVLLGVTGLSFAVYSWGEDVGAGVSSIVVNVVLLLVVLVSPTLSGNAINGDREAATLAPIQVTAASTGDIMLGKLLAAIATGGAFLLVAVPFLAASLLAGGTDPIVLFVALLVLAAEIIIVAAIGVGLSGLIARPLFSVASTYLVVSALVIGTIIVFALGGLAVRSEATTYSRPYDSNGNVDCESWDSYTYEAPRFDLVWWALAANPFVVLADATPTEFNTSGYPVDLYGQIKFGVRSAQLSPLEQRWDDCDPESGSQTAEQVIDETVPSWFVGLGVQVVLAGALFAGAWARTRTPARRLPPGTRIA; translated from the coding sequence ATGAGCCTCGCGAACATCGTCGTCATCGCGCGCCTCGAACTGACCCAGCGGCTGCGGAGCGTCGGCTGGTACGTGCTCCTCGGCGTCTTCGCGCTGGTGCTCCTCGGCGTCACCGGCTTGTCGTTCGCCGTGTACTCCTGGGGGGAGGACGTCGGGGCCGGCGTGTCGTCCATCGTCGTCAACGTGGTCCTGCTGCTCGTCGTGCTCGTCTCGCCGACGCTCAGCGGCAACGCCATCAACGGCGACCGGGAGGCGGCCACGCTCGCGCCGATCCAGGTCACCGCGGCGTCGACCGGCGACATCATGCTGGGAAAGCTCCTCGCGGCGATCGCGACGGGCGGCGCGTTCCTGCTGGTGGCCGTTCCGTTCCTCGCGGCGTCGCTGCTGGCGGGTGGAACCGATCCGATCGTGCTGTTCGTGGCGCTGCTCGTCCTCGCCGCCGAGATCATCATCGTCGCCGCGATCGGCGTGGGGCTGAGCGGCCTCATCGCCCGGCCGCTGTTCTCCGTCGCGTCCACCTACCTCGTGGTGTCGGCGCTCGTCATCGGCACGATCATCGTCTTCGCACTCGGCGGCCTGGCCGTGCGCAGCGAGGCGACCACCTACAGCCGCCCCTACGACAGCAACGGCAACGTGGACTGCGAGAGCTGGGACAGCTACACGTACGAGGCGCCGCGGTTCGACCTCGTGTGGTGGGCGCTCGCCGCCAACCCGTTCGTCGTGCTCGCCGACGCGACCCCCACCGAGTTCAACACGAGCGGGTACCCGGTCGATCTGTACGGGCAGATCAAGTTCGGTGTCCGCAGCGCGCAGCTCTCGCCGCTGGAGCAGCGATGGGACGACTGCGATCCGGAGAGCGGTTCCCAGACGGCTGAGCAGGTGATCGACGAGACCGTGCCCAGCTGGTTCGTGGGGCTCGGGGTGCAGGTCGTGCTCGCCGGGGCGCTGTTCGCGGGAGCGTGGGCACGGACGCGGACGCCGGCGCGACGGCTGCCGCCCGGCACGCGCATCGCCTGA
- a CDS encoding lamin tail domain-containing protein: MPRLHSVAAVTAACALSAAALIAAPVAASGAIPPGEPAPTAEAGLVLNEIVYDDAATGLADRIEIYNAGSASVDLTGWRVSDEKRDSFGAAPAGTVLAPGAFLVLVKDVDFAFGLGKGDEVVLHDPEGVEVDSYAYANTAPLAVWARCPDGTGDWAHATAATPGAPNDCQVASVAGSIRINEVDSQPADWVEFHNPGTEALDVSGYEIRDNSDDHRWRFLPGTTIEPEAFLVVDEGTIGLVDGVEAAFRDPIGIGSADRIRLFDTAGTLVDYTQPWEGHAAIDGDFAAATLARCPDGTGAFVVAHATPGAVNSCVLPDVAINEIESNGDATDWVEVVNTGSTTVDLSGWTVMDGDPVGHASETTPLPAGTLLPPGGYRVFDQPADFVFGLGNGDTVTLRDANGLMIDEHVYSAHADGVWARCTDGTGAFVDAPAATKGQRNACGNPVRINEVESDGGAPDDWIELVNPTGASLEIGGVVVKDDDDAHAYTVPVGTTIPAGGFFVIERSALGFGLGAGDAVRLFDGELLIDETAWGEGHAATSWGRCPDTTGAFAATATPTKGAPNVCAGEVAVGTWPGSAEVRVLDDVPTFLEDSSGLDVQETADGAFLWAVDNGEGRIWKLEAHADGSVEKAAGWDEGKRVRFAKDAGNPGAAGPDTEGITVDGRGLVYVASERDNSAKGVNQNVLLQVDPDAAAGDLVAQREWDLTAMLPAVGANLGIEAVQWVPDSALNGKLFDDTTGTAYDPAVHPGHGDGLFFVAVEDNGHVYAFAFAADGTATLVSEISPGLTGVMALDWDAVRGTLWAVCDDGCQGRSAELTLNGTARPGIAHYARPAGMPDINNEGFATAPASLAVDGQRPVWWFADGFASEALRTGTLPGGTGAENPGGENPGGENPGGENPGAENPPLPGTELVDGNRHGVTVDPAVAGPGQRVTVTVGADAAGARAEVWMYSVPVRLAAGTLSATGALTVTVPVDAPLGAHRIAVYAADGTLLGWADLRVTAAGEGLAATGADLPVAATALALMLLTTGVLALRRRKRTA; the protein is encoded by the coding sequence ATGCCCCGACTGCACTCCGTGGCGGCAGTCACGGCGGCGTGCGCGCTGAGCGCCGCCGCCCTGATCGCCGCCCCCGTCGCCGCCTCCGGTGCCATCCCTCCCGGCGAGCCCGCGCCGACCGCCGAAGCAGGGCTCGTCCTCAACGAGATCGTCTACGACGACGCGGCGACCGGGCTCGCCGACCGGATCGAGATCTACAACGCGGGCTCGGCGAGCGTCGACCTGACCGGCTGGCGGGTCTCGGACGAGAAGCGCGACAGCTTCGGCGCGGCACCGGCCGGGACGGTGCTCGCGCCGGGCGCGTTCCTCGTCCTGGTGAAGGACGTGGACTTCGCCTTCGGGCTGGGCAAGGGGGACGAGGTCGTCCTCCACGACCCGGAGGGGGTCGAGGTCGATTCCTACGCCTACGCGAACACCGCGCCGCTGGCGGTCTGGGCGCGCTGCCCCGACGGGACGGGCGACTGGGCGCATGCCACGGCGGCGACACCGGGCGCGCCCAACGACTGCCAGGTCGCGTCGGTCGCGGGCTCGATCCGCATCAACGAGGTCGACTCGCAGCCGGCCGACTGGGTCGAGTTCCACAACCCGGGGACGGAGGCGCTCGATGTCTCCGGGTACGAGATCCGCGACAACTCCGATGACCACCGGTGGCGCTTCCTGCCGGGCACCACGATCGAACCAGAAGCGTTTCTCGTCGTCGATGAGGGCACGATCGGGCTCGTCGACGGCGTGGAGGCGGCGTTCCGCGACCCGATCGGCATCGGCAGCGCCGACCGCATCCGCCTCTTCGACACCGCGGGCACGCTCGTCGACTATACGCAGCCCTGGGAGGGACACGCCGCCATCGACGGGGACTTCGCCGCCGCCACGCTCGCGCGCTGCCCGGACGGTACCGGCGCTTTCGTGGTCGCGCACGCGACCCCGGGAGCGGTGAACTCCTGCGTCCTCCCTGATGTCGCGATCAACGAGATCGAGTCCAACGGGGACGCGACCGACTGGGTCGAGGTCGTGAACACCGGCAGCACCACGGTCGACCTGTCCGGCTGGACCGTCATGGACGGCGATCCGGTCGGACACGCCTCGGAGACGACGCCGCTGCCGGCGGGGACGCTGCTGCCTCCGGGCGGATACCGGGTCTTCGATCAGCCCGCCGACTTCGTCTTCGGGCTGGGCAACGGCGACACCGTGACGCTGCGGGACGCGAACGGACTCATGATCGACGAGCACGTCTACTCCGCGCACGCCGACGGCGTCTGGGCACGCTGCACCGACGGGACGGGCGCGTTCGTCGACGCGCCGGCAGCGACGAAGGGCCAGCGCAACGCCTGCGGGAACCCGGTGCGGATCAACGAGGTCGAGTCGGACGGCGGCGCGCCGGACGACTGGATCGAGCTCGTCAACCCGACCGGCGCCTCGCTCGAGATCGGTGGCGTCGTCGTGAAGGACGACGACGACGCCCACGCCTACACCGTTCCCGTCGGCACGACGATCCCGGCCGGAGGCTTCTTCGTCATCGAGCGTTCGGCCCTCGGCTTCGGGCTGGGCGCGGGCGACGCCGTCCGCCTCTTCGACGGTGAGCTGCTCATCGACGAGACCGCCTGGGGCGAGGGCCACGCGGCGACCTCCTGGGGCCGCTGCCCTGACACCACGGGAGCCTTCGCGGCGACCGCGACGCCGACGAAGGGCGCGCCGAACGTGTGCGCGGGCGAGGTCGCCGTCGGCACCTGGCCGGGGTCGGCCGAAGTGCGGGTGCTCGACGACGTGCCGACGTTCCTCGAGGACAGCTCCGGCCTCGACGTGCAGGAGACCGCGGACGGGGCATTCCTCTGGGCCGTGGATAACGGCGAGGGGCGCATCTGGAAGCTCGAGGCCCACGCGGACGGCTCGGTGGAGAAGGCCGCGGGCTGGGACGAGGGCAAGCGTGTGCGCTTCGCCAAGGACGCCGGGAACCCGGGCGCCGCAGGGCCGGACACCGAAGGCATCACGGTCGACGGGAGGGGCCTGGTCTACGTGGCGTCCGAGCGCGACAACAGCGCCAAGGGTGTGAACCAGAACGTGCTGCTGCAGGTCGATCCGGACGCGGCGGCCGGCGATCTCGTGGCGCAGCGGGAATGGGATCTCACGGCGATGCTCCCGGCGGTCGGCGCGAACCTCGGCATCGAGGCCGTGCAGTGGGTGCCGGACAGTGCGCTGAACGGAAAGCTCTTCGACGACACCACCGGGACCGCCTACGACCCGGCCGTGCATCCGGGACACGGCGACGGCCTCTTCTTCGTCGCGGTGGAGGACAACGGGCACGTCTACGCCTTCGCGTTCGCCGCGGACGGCACGGCCACGCTCGTCTCCGAGATCTCCCCCGGGCTCACCGGTGTCATGGCGCTCGACTGGGATGCCGTCCGCGGCACCCTGTGGGCGGTGTGCGACGACGGCTGCCAGGGCCGCTCCGCCGAGCTCACCTTGAACGGGACCGCCCGGCCCGGGATCGCTCACTACGCGCGGCCCGCCGGCATGCCCGACATCAACAACGAGGGCTTCGCGACGGCTCCCGCGTCGCTCGCGGTCGACGGACAGCGTCCGGTGTGGTGGTTCGCCGATGGCTTCGCCTCGGAGGCGCTGCGCACCGGCACGCTGCCGGGCGGCACAGGCGCCGAGAACCCCGGTGGGGAGAACCCCGGCGGCGAGAACCCTGGTGGCGAGAACCCTGGTGCGGAGAACCCGCCGCTTCCCGGCACGGAGCTCGTGGACGGCAACCGCCACGGCGTCACCGTCGATCCGGCGGTGGCCGGACCGGGGCAGCGGGTCACCGTCACGGTCGGCGCGGATGCCGCGGGAGCGCGGGCGGAGGTCTGGATGTACTCCGTCCCGGTCCGCCTGGCTGCGGGGACGCTTTCGGCGACGGGTGCCCTCACGGTCACCGTTCCGGTGGACGCGCCGCTGGGCGCGCACCGCATCGCGGTCTACGCGGCGGATGGGACGCTCCTCGGCTGGGCTGACCTGCGCGTCACCGCCGCGGGCGAGGGGCTGGCCGCGACCGGAGCGGACCTGCCGGTGGCCGCCACCGCGCTCGCGTTGATGCTCCTCACGACCGGGGTCCTCGCGCTGCGCCGTCGGAAGCGCACCGCCTGA
- a CDS encoding ATP-dependent helicase, protein MTEAPLIVPGSVGPQSSGAPAQDDLLAGLNPQQLEAVTYRGPALLIVAGAGSGKTSVLTRRIASLLRSREAWPSQILAITFTNKAAGEMRERVEGLIGDAARGMWISTFHSACVRILRREAQQFGFTKNFTIYDSGDSRALLKRLVKEHEADAYGLTPAAVQGRISKLKNELSDAEAYARQANMSDPAERVFVEVFADYQRQLQKANAFDFDDLIGQTVYLFRAFPQVADTYRRRFRHILVDEYQDTNHAQYALIHELTRPVSGVGATPEPYAANGMMIFEPDPEPAPGAGEAGASLTVVGDSDQSIYAFRGADIRNISEFERDFPGAKVVLLEQNYRSTQNILSAANAVIGNNFDRKDKKLWSDRGEGDRIIGFTGYSQHDEAQFVADEIEALHRKGMPYSEMAVFYRTNSQSRALEEIFIRSAVPYKIMGGTKFYERAEIKDALAYLVAVANPADEMAVRRILNKPRRGIGDVTETAIARFAEEHGISFRDALSLPGQLGVGPKIQAAIAQLDAVLAEATAIMLPPTGEVPPPTSVADGLSLLLSKSGYLDALRASRDPQDEARVENLDEFVAVTRDFARNNPEGTITDFLTEVALVSDADDLDDESGSVSLMTMHTAKGLEYDAVFVTGVEEDLIPHRISAGEPGGPQEERRLFYVGITRARKRLHLSLAMTRAQFGEVTVAMPSRFLQEIPASLIDWRQSPGDVNSRGGMQSRALNARRSGGSGDRFGVKALPRDSLKPLSTAMDKIPNRVTAKMRDNGDLELAAGDRIRHDDFGEGRVDAVTGEGAKRIAHVRFDTAGQKKLLIKVAPIQKL, encoded by the coding sequence ATGACCGAAGCCCCTCTCATCGTCCCCGGATCCGTCGGCCCGCAGTCCTCCGGCGCCCCCGCGCAGGACGACCTCCTCGCCGGCCTCAACCCCCAGCAGCTCGAGGCCGTCACCTATCGCGGGCCCGCGCTGCTCATCGTCGCCGGCGCCGGATCGGGCAAGACGAGCGTGCTCACGCGCCGCATCGCCTCGCTCCTGCGCAGCCGGGAGGCGTGGCCGAGCCAGATCCTCGCCATCACCTTCACCAACAAGGCCGCTGGCGAGATGCGCGAGCGCGTCGAAGGGCTCATCGGGGACGCCGCGCGCGGCATGTGGATCTCCACGTTCCACTCCGCGTGCGTCCGGATCCTCCGCCGCGAGGCGCAGCAGTTCGGGTTCACGAAGAACTTCACCATCTACGACTCCGGAGACTCCCGCGCCCTCCTCAAGCGCCTGGTCAAGGAGCACGAGGCCGACGCCTACGGCCTCACCCCGGCGGCGGTCCAGGGGCGCATCTCCAAGCTCAAGAACGAGCTCTCCGACGCCGAGGCCTATGCCCGCCAGGCCAACATGAGCGACCCGGCCGAACGCGTCTTCGTCGAGGTCTTCGCCGACTACCAGCGGCAGCTCCAGAAGGCCAACGCCTTCGACTTCGACGACCTCATCGGCCAGACGGTCTACCTGTTCCGGGCGTTCCCCCAGGTCGCCGACACCTACCGCCGCCGGTTCCGCCACATCCTCGTCGACGAGTACCAGGACACCAACCACGCGCAGTACGCGCTCATCCACGAGCTCACCCGTCCGGTGTCCGGGGTCGGCGCGACACCGGAGCCGTATGCCGCCAACGGCATGATGATCTTCGAGCCCGACCCCGAGCCGGCACCGGGCGCCGGTGAGGCCGGGGCGTCGCTGACGGTGGTCGGCGACTCGGATCAGTCGATCTACGCCTTCCGCGGCGCGGACATCCGCAACATCAGCGAGTTCGAGCGCGACTTCCCGGGGGCGAAGGTCGTCCTCCTCGAGCAGAACTACCGCTCGACGCAGAACATCCTCTCCGCGGCGAACGCCGTCATCGGCAACAACTTCGACCGCAAGGACAAGAAGCTCTGGAGCGACCGCGGCGAGGGCGACAGGATCATCGGCTTCACCGGCTACTCGCAGCACGACGAGGCCCAGTTCGTCGCCGACGAGATCGAGGCCCTGCACCGCAAGGGCATGCCGTACTCGGAGATGGCCGTCTTCTACCGCACGAACTCGCAGTCCCGCGCGCTGGAGGAGATCTTCATCCGCTCGGCCGTGCCGTACAAGATCATGGGCGGCACCAAGTTCTACGAGCGCGCCGAGATCAAGGACGCCCTGGCCTACCTCGTGGCGGTCGCCAATCCCGCCGATGAGATGGCCGTGCGCCGCATCCTCAACAAGCCACGGCGCGGCATCGGCGACGTCACAGAGACCGCCATCGCCCGTTTCGCCGAGGAGCACGGCATCTCCTTCCGCGATGCCCTGTCGCTTCCGGGGCAGCTCGGTGTGGGCCCGAAGATCCAGGCTGCCATCGCCCAGCTCGATGCGGTTCTCGCCGAGGCGACGGCGATCATGCTCCCGCCGACGGGGGAGGTGCCGCCGCCCACCTCCGTGGCCGACGGGCTCAGCCTCCTGCTGTCCAAGAGCGGGTACCTCGACGCCCTGCGCGCCAGCCGCGACCCGCAGGACGAGGCCCGCGTGGAGAACCTCGACGAGTTCGTGGCCGTGACGCGCGACTTCGCGCGCAACAACCCTGAGGGCACCATCACCGACTTCCTCACCGAGGTCGCGCTGGTCTCCGATGCGGACGACCTCGACGACGAGTCCGGGTCGGTCTCGCTCATGACGATGCACACCGCCAAGGGCCTGGAGTACGACGCGGTCTTCGTCACCGGCGTCGAGGAGGACCTCATCCCGCACCGCATCTCGGCGGGAGAGCCCGGCGGACCGCAGGAGGAGCGACGCCTGTTCTACGTGGGCATCACCCGCGCCCGCAAGCGCCTGCACCTGTCCCTGGCGATGACCCGCGCGCAGTTCGGCGAGGTGACGGTCGCGATGCCCAGCCGGTTCCTGCAGGAGATCCCGGCCTCCCTCATCGACTGGCGGCAGTCCCCGGGCGACGTCAACTCCCGCGGGGGCATGCAGTCCAGGGCGCTGAACGCCCGCCGCTCCGGGGGCTCCGGCGACCGCTTCGGCGTCAAGGCCCTGCCCCGCGACTCCCTCAAGCCGCTCTCGACGGCGATGGACAAGATCCCCAACCGCGTCACCGCCAAGATGCGCGACAACGGCGACCTCGAGCTCGCCGCCGGTGACCGCATCCGGCACGATGATTTCGGTGAGGGTCGGGTCGACGCCGTCACCGGTGAGGGGGCCAAGCGCATCGCCCACGTCCGGTTCGACACGGCGGGGCAGAAGAAGCTGCTCATCAAGGTCGCACCGATCCAGAAGCTCTGA
- a CDS encoding SseB family protein, whose translation MALFSRRKKSGDDAVAPAPSAAPAADTEEDASMATEESEASTAEASPAVGISVQAFRGVGAEAGPEVALPDPDAATAPAPAAAATPPSPAEEPAAPAAERKLPLAPALPPEQTETVAGMKDNVLLRESLAQIEAGASNEQLLGVLRQALQSHLYIRVSGDARAQISEGKPLAVAVVRDGERQFMLAFSSAAAVRDSVQLEADPSATSAVAQPTTSVMQQVVSGDFAGLIIDNASAPHRVVFPTELLQKTLEQADVDMTVKSLLAAPREQDSPAKVGEALATTRMWVAVNDGSGTGQVGIAEAQTADGRRFLQLFSHPLEVIALGRGDRPLPFEPDQLAKVLTSHSEMAGVIIDSAGPSMVVERDALAPVLVRAVRIED comes from the coding sequence ATGGCCCTCTTCTCCCGCCGCAAGAAGTCCGGCGACGACGCCGTCGCTCCCGCCCCCTCCGCCGCTCCGGCAGCCGACACCGAGGAGGACGCGAGCATGGCGACCGAGGAGTCCGAGGCGTCGACGGCCGAGGCATCGCCCGCCGTCGGCATCTCCGTCCAGGCGTTCCGCGGTGTCGGCGCCGAAGCCGGACCCGAGGTCGCCCTTCCGGATCCGGATGCCGCGACGGCACCGGCGCCCGCTGCCGCAGCGACGCCGCCGAGCCCGGCGGAGGAGCCCGCGGCGCCGGCTGCCGAGCGGAAGCTCCCGCTCGCTCCTGCGCTCCCGCCCGAGCAGACCGAGACCGTGGCGGGCATGAAGGACAACGTCCTCCTGCGCGAGTCCCTGGCGCAGATCGAGGCGGGCGCCTCCAACGAGCAGCTCCTCGGAGTGCTCCGCCAGGCTCTGCAGAGCCACCTCTACATCCGCGTGAGCGGTGATGCCCGCGCGCAGATCAGCGAGGGCAAGCCGCTGGCCGTCGCCGTGGTCCGTGACGGAGAGCGGCAGTTCATGCTGGCATTCAGCTCGGCGGCCGCCGTCCGCGACTCCGTCCAGCTCGAAGCAGACCCGTCCGCCACGTCCGCGGTCGCCCAGCCGACGACCTCGGTCATGCAGCAGGTCGTCTCCGGCGACTTCGCGGGTCTCATCATCGACAACGCGTCCGCGCCGCATCGTGTGGTGTTCCCCACTGAGCTCCTGCAGAAGACGCTCGAGCAGGCCGACGTCGACATGACCGTGAAGTCGCTGCTCGCCGCTCCGCGGGAGCAGGACTCGCCCGCCAAGGTGGGCGAGGCCCTCGCCACGACGCGCATGTGGGTGGCCGTGAACGACGGATCCGGCACCGGTCAGGTCGGCATCGCCGAGGCTCAGACAGCCGACGGGCGGCGCTTCCTCCAACTCTTCTCGCACCCGCTGGAGGTCATCGCGCTGGGCCGCGGCGACCGCCCGCTGCCCTTCGAGCCTGACCAGCTCGCGAAGGTGCTGACGAGCCACTCCGAGATGGCCGGCGTCATCATCGACTCCGCAGGACCCTCGATGGTGGTGGAGCGCGACGCCCTCGCCCCGGTGCTCGTGCGCGCGGTGCGGATCGAGGACTGA
- a CDS encoding DNA polymerase domain-containing protein, whose amino-acid sequence MASERVTLTVADTDGEREVALSSPNRIVWPDLGITKAELAEYVQLVSVPFLSANGNHPVSLERFRDGVGAAGGPRPEGFFSKNPPKGTPDFVDAVTVTYNSGRRHPQIVLNRTSAIVWAVQMNTIVFHPWASLATDSDNPVELRIDLDPQPSTGFAEAVPAAHALREVLREAGLEAYAKTSGNRGLHVFAPIEPTHEFLDVRHAVIAAGRELERRMPDRVTTNWWKEERGERLFVDFNQANRDRTMAGAYSPRALPGATVATPVHWDELDDLDPRTFTVRSVPQRLEEVGDPWADMQAKPGRIDTLLEWWERDTADGLGELPFPPEFPKMPGEPPRVQPSKKNAANWDADGNPVDD is encoded by the coding sequence ATGGCCTCTGAACGCGTGACCCTGACCGTCGCCGACACCGACGGAGAGCGTGAGGTCGCGCTCTCCAGCCCGAATCGGATCGTCTGGCCCGACCTCGGCATCACCAAGGCGGAGCTCGCCGAGTACGTGCAGCTCGTGTCTGTGCCGTTCCTCTCGGCGAACGGCAACCACCCGGTGTCCCTGGAGCGCTTCCGCGACGGCGTCGGCGCTGCCGGCGGTCCGCGTCCCGAGGGGTTCTTCTCGAAGAACCCGCCGAAGGGCACTCCGGACTTCGTCGACGCCGTCACGGTCACCTACAACAGCGGCCGCCGCCATCCCCAGATCGTCCTGAACCGCACGAGCGCGATCGTGTGGGCGGTGCAGATGAACACCATCGTCTTCCACCCGTGGGCATCGCTGGCGACCGACTCCGACAACCCGGTCGAGCTGCGGATCGACCTCGATCCCCAGCCGAGCACCGGGTTCGCCGAGGCCGTCCCCGCCGCCCACGCTCTGCGGGAGGTGTTGCGGGAGGCCGGGCTGGAGGCGTACGCGAAGACGAGCGGCAACCGCGGCCTGCACGTCTTCGCCCCGATCGAGCCGACCCACGAGTTCCTCGACGTGCGGCACGCCGTGATCGCCGCCGGCCGGGAGCTCGAACGCCGGATGCCGGATCGCGTCACGACGAACTGGTGGAAGGAAGAGCGGGGCGAGCGCCTCTTCGTCGACTTCAACCAGGCCAACCGCGACCGCACGATGGCCGGCGCCTACAGTCCGCGCGCCCTCCCCGGTGCGACCGTCGCGACGCCTGTGCACTGGGACGAGCTCGACGATCTCGACCCCAGGACGTTCACCGTCCGGAGCGTCCCGCAGCGGCTCGAAGAGGTCGGCGACCCCTGGGCCGACATGCAGGCGAAGCCCGGGCGCATCGACACGCTGCTGGAGTGGTGGGAGCGCGACACGGCGGACGGCCTCGGGGAGTTGCCCTTCCCACCGGAGTTCCCGAAGATGCCGGGAGAGCCGCCGCGCGTGCAGCCGAGCAAGAAGAACGCCGCGAACTGGGATGCCGACGGCAACCCCGTCGACGACTGA
- a CDS encoding ATP-dependent DNA ligase, with protein MRYEIPAPMLAKAVAAVPDPDKTPGGLLYEPKWDGFRGLIAWDGEKVEIGSRGAKPLTRYFPELVDAIPQLLPVPCLLDGEIVVATGPHGAQRLDWEALSQRIHPAASRVAKLATETPAMFIAFDLLASGEDDLRAQSFETRRARLETLMESVEHPLHLTRTTRDRDAAVRWLEEFEGAGLDGVVAKPLAQPYAPGKRTLFKIKHARTADVVALGYRIHKSGTGVGSLLVGLYDADGTLRQVGGVAAWSDAKRKQLVEELAPLVERDEDGAAVTGEGERSRFSGSKDVSFVRLRPERVLEVRYDQLEGARFRHTVQFERWRPDRDARSCTYDQLDTVDGYDLADVLS; from the coding sequence ATGCGCTACGAGATCCCGGCCCCCATGCTCGCCAAAGCCGTCGCGGCCGTTCCCGACCCCGACAAGACGCCGGGCGGCCTGCTCTACGAGCCGAAGTGGGACGGGTTCCGCGGGCTCATCGCCTGGGACGGCGAGAAGGTCGAGATCGGGTCCCGCGGCGCGAAGCCCCTGACGCGCTACTTCCCGGAGCTCGTCGACGCGATCCCGCAGCTGCTGCCCGTGCCCTGCCTGCTCGACGGCGAGATCGTCGTGGCCACGGGTCCGCACGGCGCGCAGCGTCTGGACTGGGAGGCCCTCAGTCAGCGCATCCACCCGGCGGCCTCCCGGGTCGCGAAGCTCGCCACGGAGACCCCGGCCATGTTCATCGCCTTCGATCTGCTCGCCTCCGGGGAGGACGACCTGCGGGCCCAGTCGTTCGAGACGCGCCGGGCCCGGCTGGAGACACTCATGGAGTCCGTGGAGCACCCGCTGCACCTGACCAGGACCACCCGCGATCGGGACGCGGCCGTCCGCTGGCTCGAGGAGTTCGAGGGCGCGGGGCTCGACGGCGTCGTGGCGAAGCCGCTGGCCCAGCCGTACGCGCCGGGGAAGCGCACCCTGTTCAAGATCAAGCATGCGCGGACCGCCGACGTCGTCGCCCTCGGCTACCGCATCCACAAGTCCGGCACCGGGGTCGGCTCGCTGCTCGTCGGGCTCTACGACGCCGACGGGACCCTGCGCCAGGTCGGCGGCGTCGCGGCGTGGAGTGACGCGAAGCGGAAGCAGCTCGTGGAGGAGCTCGCGCCGCTGGTCGAGCGCGACGAGGACGGCGCCGCCGTGACGGGTGAGGGTGAGCGGTCGCGGTTCAGCGGATCGAAGGACGTGTCGTTCGTTCGCCTGCGCCCCGAGCGGGTGCTGGAGGTGCGGTACGACCAGCTCGAGGGCGCCCGCTTCCGCCACACCGTGCAGTTCGAGCGATGGAGGCCGGACCGGGACGCCCGCTCCTGCACGTACGACCAGCTCGACACCGTCGACGGCTACGACCTCGCCGACGTCCTGAGCTGA